The genomic DNA TCTGCTGACGCATGAGCGCACCGGGATTGCGGGTGTGGGCTTTTCCATCGCCGCCTTGGAGCGGGTGAAGGCGCTGGCGGCGCGGACGATGCGGGGCGGCAAACGGCTGATCGAAGACCCGCTGTTTGCGGCGCGCCTGGCCGAGGTGGAGATGGACCTTGAGGCGATGAAAATCTTCAACCTGCGGATGCTGGCAGAGGCGCAGCGGGTGGGGCACCCTGGGGTGGAAACCTCGATGCTGAAGATCCGTGGCACCGAGGTGCGGCAGGCTTTGAACGACCTTTACCGCCGCGCCCTCGGCCCGGCGGCGGCGCTGATCCCCGGTGAGGCGCCGGGCGGCAATGCCGCGCTGGTGGAGCCCGAGGATGAGGCGGCAGCGGCGAGCTATTTCAACAACCGCAAGATCTCCATCTTTGGGGGATCCAACGAAATTCAGAAGAACATTCTGACCAAGGCCATGCTGGAGCTCTGACATGAATTTTGAGATGACAGATGACCGCCGGATGCTGGCCGACAGCCTGGGCAAGCTGCTTGGGAGCCAATACGGAATCGAACATCGCAACGCTGTGGCCTATGAAGCGCCGTTTCATGACAAAGCGGGCTGGAACGCATTAGCGGAGCTGGGAATTATCTATGCCTTCGTCTCCGAGGATGCGGGGGGCATGGGGGGCTCTGGCTTTGACCTGCTAGCAGTTTTCGAACAAATGGGCGCGGCGCTTTGCCCGGAGCCGCTGCTGGGCGCAGCCATGGCGGCCCCGCTCTTGGCCGAGGCCGGAGAAGACCTTGAGCCGCTGCTTGCGGGTGAGGCGATTTATGCGCTGGCGGTCGATGAGCTGGAGGCCCCTTGGGATGCAGAAGGCGGAACCACCGAGGGCGGCGCGGCGCTCACCGGGCGCAAGACGTCTGTTTATGGGGCCAATGCGGCCACGCATTTTTTGGTCAGCGCCCGGCAGGCTGGCAAGTTGGCGCTGTTTGAGGTGAAGGCCGAGGATGCTGCCGTGACCCCCTGGGGGATGATCGACGGCGGTGGCGCGGGCGAGGTGATGCTGGATGGCACCCCGGCGCGTTGCCTGCTCCCCGATGCCGGGGAGACCATTGCCGCCGCGCTGGACCGGGGGCGGCTGGCGCTCTGTGCCGAGGCGGTGGGGGCGATGGATTGGTGCTATGCGACCACGCTCGACTACCTCAAGAGCCGCAAGCAGTTTGGCCGCGAGATCGGCAGCTTTCAGGCGCTTCAGCACCGGATGGTG from Oceanicola sp. D3 includes the following:
- a CDS encoding acyl-CoA dehydrogenase family protein, producing MNFEMTDDRRMLADSLGKLLGSQYGIEHRNAVAYEAPFHDKAGWNALAELGIIYAFVSEDAGGMGGSGFDLLAVFEQMGAALCPEPLLGAAMAAPLLAEAGEDLEPLLAGEAIYALAVDELEAPWDAEGGTTEGGAALTGRKTSVYGANAATHFLVSARQAGKLALFEVKAEDAAVTPWGMIDGGGAGEVMLDGTPARCLLPDAGETIAAALDRGRLALCAEAVGAMDWCYATTLDYLKSRKQFGREIGSFQALQHRMVEMKTAIEQARSITILAADRMDGHTTAMAKSLVGRTARKVSEEAIQLHGGIGMTWEYPLSHYAKRLVMLDAQLGDADFHTARVAGSYA